The Vidua chalybeata isolate OUT-0048 chromosome 22, bVidCha1 merged haplotype, whole genome shotgun sequence genome contains the following window.
TGTGGTGAGTGATTAGTGTCTGgcctgggggaaaagagggtATTCCTTCAAACTAGGAATGGGATGTTCCCTGGGAATAAGCACTCCCTGTTTGTGCCTGTGTGCAAAAAGATCCTAAATCTAAGAGTGAGGTGGTTGTATGGGAACAGGGATGAAACCAAACTGTTGCAGGCTTATTGTGAATGTGAGCTGGATTTTTTGTCTCATTTGGCAGGGGAAGCATGAATTACATGTTGCCACTCTCCTATGCCTGGGGAAATTTCAGTGTCCTTGCAGTGGGGATCTGGGCCATTGTGCAGCGAGATTCCCTTGATGCCATAACGATGGTGAGTGTAAGAGTACTGGTCTcccccaggctgctcaggaagaGGGTGGAGGGCAGAGTCTTTGAGCTAGTGATGATTTTCAGCTGTTCCCAATACAGAAGTTCCCtgtttgggtgggtttgggtttttttaaagaaagcataTAAATCTATGAACTCTGTAAACCATGGTGAGAAGCATTCACtgtcaattatttttcttctcagagatGAGACATATTtgattcttcctttttttacctGCTATTGTAACTTGTAATGCCAGATGAGGACTCAAAGTGTTTAATATGCTTTAGTTGGAGGGGCTCTGTAAAACCCTTTTCTGAACATTGAATAGATTGGCAAACAAGAATAAACAATTCTAGAATATATTATGAGAAGATACCTGACAGGAAAAGATATGAAATACAAGATCATTCATCTAGGAGTATCTGTCTGCCTGGGGCTGTACCAAGAGTGCTGTGTGATACTGGGGTGAAGGATGATTGTGCAACACAGATTCACAGGAAACAGATATTGACTGTTACTGTCAGTGGTTAAACCCTTGTTCTGTTCATGTCCCATTCTCTGTCCTTGTTTCCAGTTCTTGACTGGCCTGCTGTTCACAGTCCTCACAGACATCATTCACATCTCCATCTTCTACCCTTCACACGACTTCCTCAGTGATGCGAAGCGTTTCAGTATAGGCATGGCCATCTTCAGTCTCCTCCTCAAACCCGTGTCCTGCTATTTGGTGTATCGAATGTATCAGGAGCGTGGAGGAGAGCTCACCTTTAACATAGGTAGGAtgctttttctgcttccatGTCAGTGTGGGCCACCTCCTCAGGACTGCCTTGCACTTGGGACCCTTcagcctgagctctgtgcaACTGGATACTGCCCTCCATTCCAGGCAAACAGGGTGTCTTGCTCATGTTTGTTATCCCATTTTGTCATTCTGGCGTGTCTTTGGCCTTAAATTTATattcttcctcccttccc
Protein-coding sequences here:
- the AGTRAP gene encoding type-1 angiotensin II receptor-associated protein isoform X1, which encodes MELPAVSLKAIILVHWLLTVWGSMNYMLPLSYAWGNFSVLAVGIWAIVQRDSLDAITMFLTGLLFTVLTDIIHISIFYPSHDFLSDAKRFSIGMAIFSLLLKPVSCYLVYRMYQERGGELTFNIGVTGAGRDQSTYEPIDQPDAPPQWPSSSKAAQPPY
- the AGTRAP gene encoding type-1 angiotensin II receptor-associated protein isoform X2, whose amino-acid sequence is MNYMLPLSYAWGNFSVLAVGIWAIVQRDSLDAITMFLTGLLFTVLTDIIHISIFYPSHDFLSDAKRFSIGMAIFSLLLKPVSCYLVYRMYQERGGELTFNIGVTGAGRDQSTYEPIDQPDAPPQWPSSSKAAQPPY